From the genome of Balaenoptera ricei isolate mBalRic1 chromosome 13, mBalRic1.hap2, whole genome shotgun sequence:
ACGCCCTTTGTGGAGGGACAGTGTCTACATATGACACATGGAGCGTCACAGAACCTCACACCATTAATGAGCGCCTGAGCCGAAGTGTCCTTCCAGGCCAGCAGATGGAAGAAGAGGAGCAATGAGTGAATACAGCACATTAATGTagtcaacaaaaggaaaaatttgtTACAAGAGCTCAGGGCCCAGTGTGTCAAATTGTTTTTGACTCTTCTCAGTCTAGGAATTAAATTGACAGGCACAGTATCAGACGAAAAGAGTTTGTACCGTCCCGAGTCCAGACGCCCCACCCCGGAGCCCTTTCTCCTTTGGGGAAGAATCTTTTCCCTACGCTAGAGCTCCGCCCATCCCCGTTAGAACCTGGAGCTGGTTCATGACTTGCAGACCAGCCATTCCGATTCTAGCCGCACTCCTCCcgggccttagttttctcatctctgctgTGTCAGGTCAGATGATCGCTGAGGAAGACCTTCCCAGCTCGGGACTCTTAATATATTAAGTCTAACAGGACTTTCAAAGAGCCACTAGCCCAGCAGTCTGCAATTTCCTATTCTCTAGCAGCATTACTTTTCCAAACCATCTCAGGTGGAAGCGTAACCCAGACCAAACCACAGCTCTGGGTGCTGTCTCAGCGGTCACGTGGCCAAGCCTGCTTCCCGACCTGGGAACGCACGAGGTGGGTCCAGTCCAGTCAGGGTGCAGAGGAACACAGACACGGCCTTCTCGTCTgcggtgggattgctgggtcccacATAAGCGCACGTTTATTTAACTGTACGGGAAGCTGTCATGCTGTCTTCCGGGGCGGCTGTGTCATTCTGCACAGGGACTGgctttttaccttttatttgtaAGTGGGCTTTCTGGCTTTAAACCAATTAGAACTCCGTacctcaaaatatgaattttagttAATACCATATTCTACTTAAATTCATTGTTTTGCCTCTTTTAACTTTCCCCCTCTCCATATTATAAAACTTGGCCTGGATGTTCTTAAATATGAACCATTTATTGCTCATTCATTTCCCTATATGCCAACTCCTATTAAAGTGGTTCCCAGAGCACGGTGCCCACTGCTGGATGCCGGTAAAGAACCAGGCCAAGCAAGGTGCGGGGTCTGCAGGCCGTCCGGGAGCCTCTCCAGCTCCTCCACTCCATCCACTCCGTTTCATTCCAGTTGGTGAAAAGGACAACTGTCTCACCCACTCAGAGCTGCGCCAGGCAGACGGCGCACAGCGTGGTCACTGCTGTGTGATCCTACTCACCCGACGGGACCGAGCAGGCCACTATACCTGACTGTCCTTCTGCATCAGGGTCCACAGGTCAAGTGCATCAATCCCACAGTCTTGGGCTGCTTGTAAACAGGCCCTGGCATATTCACCAACGACCGAGTTGAGGCGATTTAATTTGCACCCTATTGAGAAGAGAAAATCCACTGTGCAACTGATAAACCCAAGTGCTGGTCTTTGTGTAAGTTCTACTACCTGGAGGGTTTCTCAGTTCAAGTGAACGGGCGTGTGCTTACAGACCCGAAGTGGGCCAGCCACGGGGCTTGGGGGACACAAGGACGGGCCTCACGGGTCACTAGTGTGCTGCCCTCCCCAGCACAGGACCAAGGACGATGGGGATGAGGGGCCATGGAGGGCATTCAGAGGACACCGAATAGACACAGAGGCAGAACAGGCCGGGGGAGCTGAGCGGCTTGGCTAGAGCGCAGGCCAGAGGCGAACGGAGTTGGGCAGGTGACCACTATGGGGTACGGGGGGCAGGACCGCTGGGCTCAGGCCCCTGAATTGTTATGTGTAATGAGAAGCCACAGCCACGTAGTGGAAAAGTCACTTGTAGACGACTTTGGACCAGAGAAGGCGAGAGCTGGAAGGGAGCACAGAGGTCACTCAGGCCAGCCTGGGGCTCAGCAACCTTCCTCTGCCACGGGCTGGACAGGAGACAGGCTTCACGGGCAACTATTCAGCCCTGCCCTCACAGCTCCAAAGTAGCCGCAGACAACATGTAAACCATGGGCCTGGCTGTCGTCCAGTGAAACTGTATTTGTTGTGGGCGACGGGGCGTGGTTTACCCAGCGCCAGGCACTGCAGTGCGGGGATTCTCAAACCTGGGTACACAGCAGGCTCACTGGGAGCATGCCCTGGGCTGCTCCCCTACACTTCTGCTTCCACAGGTCTGGGATGATCCAAGCATCTGCACTTCTACCAAGTTCCCAGATGACGTTGACCTGCTAATCTGGGACCACGGGAGAACCGCGCGTGGTCCAAAGTCATGAACCTGGCTGAAACTAGAGTGATGCAGCAGGACTCATTACACGCACGCCTACAAGAGTGCAACAGTCTCATGAGACGTGCCCACCGCATTCTAGATACGGATTTTTCTATTATAGTCCATTAAAAAAAGTCACAACTCACTTGGTTTCACGATCCACACATGGGTCGTGACCTGCAATGTGAGCAGCACTGAGCGCTGGCTGCACTCCTCTGCTCGTCCAGGCTCAGCGTGAACGTTTCCTGTAGCGACTTTCTACCTCCCAAGCGATCATTATGACCTGAAATCGCCCTTGATGACGCCCACGGGGGTCTTCCCTTTGCCCTCCGGAGCTAACAGCAGGGCGTTGTCCTCTTTACGTGACGGCGCCCTTCAAATATCTGACGACAGCTGGCCTAGCTCCCCTGCTAGCCCAACAGCAGGAACCGGGTTCTAGTCATCTCTGTATCCTGCGCACCTGGCCAGGTCCTGGTATAGCACATACAGGTGCCAACATGCATAGTTGGTGGGGACAGAACGGGAGCCAGAACCCTGGCGCTGGCGAGCCCTGGAGCAGCCTCCGATCACTCAACCACCAGTGACGCTGGCAGCGCCCTTGCGCTTGAGCGCGTCCGTGCTGGTGACCTGCAGAGGAGCCTTGGATCTGGGTGAAAGGTCCCACTGCCAAGGGAGGCTCCAAGGTGAGGCGAGGCAGCGGAGAAAGGGCCACGTGCAGGCGGAAATGGGCAAAGCGACCTCCCCCTGCCGTTCAGAAGTCAGGAAAACACCCCGAGTGCGGACCTGTGTCAGAGCGCACACAGCCCGAGCCTCTGCACCACGCGGGAGCCGCAGCCCCTGGCCGCGCAGAACACTCCTCGGCGGCCTCCTGTGCCCCCCGGAGTCAGGCAAGTACCAGGCCCGGGGCCCGACTCACGCGCGGCCAGGATCCTTTTCTGCATCACGCTACGACCGGCTGGGAGCTCTGCTTCAACTTCTGTCGACTAAAGCAGACAGACGGGAACTCACAGGCCCCCAAGAAGCCGAGGCCCCCGGCTGGAGACAGGTcccacctgcccctccctgggcccGGCGTCTGGGCCGCGCTCACCTGCTCACCTTGCCGGAGGCACTGCTGTCCCCACGCGGCCTCACAGAGCGGCGTGGTGCGATGAGGATAAGCCTGCCCTCGGAGTGCAGGTGCGGTGCGGCGCCGTGCACGTCAGGTTTGCGGCGTGCTCCCCCAGGGCGTGTGCTGCTTGGGGCTCTCATCTGTTTGGGAGGAACGCGGACACTTCAGCCCAAATGCGGACTCGTAAGTGATGACAGTTAAGGTTGATGCACATTCACAAATGGGCACAACTCGTGACGTCGCTGGGGGACCGTTTAGCGCCAAGTGcagaaggagaagggggaagagTTCAAGTACAGAGTCCTACGTAAAACAGACCCCAAAGGCTCTGGCTCGGGGCCCTGTAAGCACTCGCGTCTTTCCTCCTTTACTGGTCATGTGGTTATTAGTCGATTAGGCTGAATTTGTAAAGAAGTAAGACCTGCGCTGGGCAGTGAGCCTGCCCAGGTTCTAGCCCGGCTTTGTCACTGGCTAGCCACGTGCCCTTGGACAAATGATCAGCCTTTCTGTACCTCCGTTTCCTCGCTGGTAAAATGAGGATGACAATAGGGTCTACCTCATAGGGTAGCTGTGAAAATTACATCAGCAAAGCGTGTAAGGCACTTAGAGCAAGGCGCCTGCTGGGAaggaagccctcaataaataAACTAAGCAACGGCTAACGTCACTGCAAAGGATTCCTTCTAGACAGGCTCACACAAGGCTCACTGCAGGCCATGTGCAAACCACACATAAGTATAATCTAGGAGAAAAGTAACAGCACTCATGACCCTACCACCCAGAAAACCACTGTTGGCACTTGGTCGTGCTTCTTTCCAGTCTTTTCCATGCAGATatgtagacttaaaaaaaaaaaaaagaaggatcacACTGAAGATAAACGACCATATTGTGCTTTTTTCACATAACATTATGAGCATTTCTGTGCCTACAAGCAGTCCTCAAAAACATGGTGTTTAGTTGTCGGGTGACCACAGTGGATGCTTCTATTTCCTTACTGTGCAGCACTCTAAttgtttgctattataaataacagtGCATAGACATCTTTACACATATACCTGGCTGCATTACATACTAGGTGTTTCCTTAGGCTGGGTTTCTAGATGAGGGAAGTCTCTAGGGAAGctttccagaaaggtttcaagTTTTCCCACCAGTACTGTAAGAGTGCCTGTTTTCCACACTTGTCAGCTCTAAGTATTACTGCTTAAAACCATGGATTTGAgagtcaaaaaaccaaaactccttgtttcaattttcattttgtgGATAACAGAAGTTTTTACACATTTTCAAACATGTACTGGCTACTAAATTTCTCCTGTTGCGATTACCTGTTCCtgcctttgcctatttttttttaaaatttatttatttatttatttatttttggctgtgttgggtctttgtttctgtgcgagggctttctccagttgcagcaattgggggccactcttcatcgcggtgcgcgggcctcccactattgcggcctctcttgtgccggagcacaggctccagacgcgcaggctcagtaattgtggcccacggatccagtcgctccacggcatgtgggatcttcccagaccagggctccaacccgtgtcccctgcactggcaggcagattctcaaccactgcgccaccagggaagcccctttgcctattttttaaactggagttaatatttttcttaattgatttctaCATTAAAGACATTAACCTTTTGTCTCTCATGCTTTTGCCAACATTTTCCTTAgtgtgtcattttctttttttaatagtttttttgacATAGCTAATTTATTTCAcaaatctattttttcctttgcagtTTCCTCCATTGCAATTTCCTCTAAGTTTTTATACTCAGAAAGTATTTCTCCTTGTCCTAAATTTGATAGAAATTCACCTGTTTGAAAACTTCTGGGTTTTTCTGGAGAGAGCTTAGTCTCCACCAACACCTGTAGTCTATGGTCTCACAGGCGGCAAGACTTCCTTGCATCACAGTCGGCAGctgtcccttcccttctctccagcctcacctgaGAGGCCCGACCGTGTGCCTGTTAATAGCAGACCTTcgctgctgggggtggggcatgggAGAAGCCTCTGGAAGCTGCCTACTCTTCTCCTTTATGCCGAGCAGAGGGCTCTCCTTTCATGAGCAGCAAAGGAAGAGAGGATTGTGCCTCTAGTCACAGCAGCAGTTCTTCCAAAAATATGGAGACACGTCTCCTGTTCAGACCTGCTTCCTGTCGCCCAGGAGTCAAGCCTGTGCTGGGTCAGGGCGCTGCTGCCCTGAGCTACCCTTTCTCCATCAGTGTGAGTCACACTGCAAGGTGTCCAGTTTGACCTCTCTGCTGCCAACTACATCaactaaagagaaagaaacattaGAAATTGGGCACAGCACTACTGGACTATAAAAAACATTCAAGTGCTTGAAATTTTAGGTCTGCCAACGACCCAGGCATGTAGAAAATAAGTTGGGAATAAAATTCACTGACATTAAAGAAAGCCAGAAGAAATACATGGAAGTAAACTCAGGGAACTCATTATAAATTTGGCAAAACTTTACCTACCGGGAGATAGGTAAACAGatgaaaaaagtatataaatttaaGTTTGCTGTAaccaaaaaaacaattaaaaatgaactAGGAAAACAAGAATGCCTTTACCTTTTAGCGCACTGTCACTGGCACCAGAGAAAATTGTAACTGCTACTGGGCTGTCCAAATTGTTCCCCTTCCTGATTAACCTCGGGAGGATAATTTTCGCCCATCTGGTATTGTAACCCGAAAATCCACGATTCGGAACATCGCATTTtctgaaatgaaacatttttaaagatgaattgtagggacttccctggtggcgcagtggttaagaatctgcctgccaatgcaggggacacgggttcgagccctggcctgggaagattccacatgccgcagagcaactaagcccgtgcgccacaactactaagcctgtgccctagggcccgagagccacaactactgagcccacatgccacaactactgaagcccgtgcgcctagagctcgtgctccgcaacaagagaagccaccgcgatgagaagcccgtgcaccgcaacgaagagtagcccccgctcgccgcaactagagaaagcccgcgtgcagcaatgaagacccaatgcagccaaaaaaaaaaaataaattaaaaaataaatttaaaaaaaataaaaaaaaataaaaaagatgaattgtGAGCAAAGAACTATTTCTGGTCGCCTGTAGCCAACCTTCCGTGTGGGAGGGTGTGCTTGGGCTCAcaatgcctgctctgtgccatggCCCTGCCACTGCCCAGGTGTCACTTTGGTAAGATCAGAGCAGCAGCAGAGTTGAGGCATGTTCGTCTCCTTCATGGTTCCAAGATACAGCAAATCCATCCCATTCCTCGATGAGAGAGGTTATGAATAATAATGAACAAAGGGGCTATGCAGACTAGCTGATTTCATGCATGGTCAGTGGGGTACTTTTAAAATGGAGTTTACAGCAGGCAGGTATTAAAGGTAGAAAGGCACTAATAAGCTGGAACTCTAATGGGATAAGCGTACACGGAATTCCTGAGACTTTTTTTACACACTGTTTTGAAGGGGAgatttaggtttacagaaaagctGAGCAGAAGGTACAGACTTCCCctaacccccagccccacccccagccccgctcCCCGACGACCTACACCGCCCACCCGCGGGTGCATTTGTTACAGTGGCAAACTACACTGACACACGCTTCTCATTATTACCCGGTGGTTTTGATTCAGTAGtttcagtaaatatgtgttaGTTGTGTTTCAGTTTAAACCAGTTTGTTAACAGGCATTTTAttccttcttaaaaatatatgatttggTTCACAGTACTGTATGGTATACTGAAAACAACCAACCATGGAAATTGAGCTGGCCGCCTGCGTTAGAATCCCAGCCCCAAAACTGAGTAGCTGTGACTTTGGGTAGGGTCTGTAGATGTTTCAAGTTGtccactaaaaaaaatttttttcccaatgaATCTCAAACTTCAATTGATGGTTAGCAAATTGATGTGGTTAATTTTGGTGTATGGTTCAAATTCCTACATATAAGCAACTAAGCAGAGAAGCTAGGGCACCGATGAATAACTGCAGGCCAAAGGCCAAGCACCAGATGCCAAAGGGCAGCAGGAGCGGACTCTGGTTTGACGCGACTCTCCAAGCGCTCAGCATTGATCAGCCTTGGGAGCAACAAAAAAATTCAGCcacatttattcctaagtgtgGTTCTTGTGTTTTTAGTATGTAATGATTACAAATTGCTGGCTAGCCATTTTAAAGCCTCCGCTTAGAATACTTTAAAATGGAACACTCTAGAACTTTGACAAGTCTGTCTTACATCCATCCGGTGGTGCGAGGCCgaacagctccctccctgaggccTGTATGCTGTGGCCGTGACGCAGAGCAGCCAGTGCCCGGATCTCGCTGCCCTCCACTGGCAAGGAGGCCTTGACAACTTACTTAATTTCTCCGTGCCTCAGTCTTCCCAGCTGTGAGAGATGAGCACTAATACCCAATCTGCTAGGATATGTGAAGATTAAAAGTAATGTAGTGGCCAGATACGTACAAGGAGCTCAATAAATCCCTGCcattatagattttaaaatatatatatatatatatcattattataAGGCTGTGAACCAAAAAAACTGCAGGTGAGGCCCATGGTTGAAACTGTTAAAGTTCCCTTCTGAAAGGGGAAGAATATCTGAATTTCTCTGGATTGAGTAACATCATCAATAGTGCCCAAGTTATTCAAAAGGctggaagaaactggaaaattaaGAAAGGTTTTTACATGAAGTCTTGGCTAATAACAGGTATTTAAGTTCAGATGAAGTTGGGAAAAGGATAGGAATTAACTAAAAGATTCCTTCCAAAACATCCAGGCTCTGTAAGATTGACTGCCTTccagaaaaaatgtaaattaggtTTTTATAAATGACAACAGGCAAGAGCATATCTTTAAAAGCGAACAGCagaagcttttaaaaactgaagaagaTGAGTTTTTTCTAACCTTTCAAACCAAGTATTTTTGGTTAAAGAAATACTTGGATAAGGCTAAAAAAAGATTGATGAAAATAATCAGtaaattaaaaagcatttaaGTGGATTTAAGAATGCTTAAAATGCTTTTTGTACTGAGTATACAAAGATCTTATTTAAAGCTAAAACTTAAGGACGTCACTATGGGACACaattacatgttttaaatttattgctaTCCAGGTAGGCAGTACAGAAGGACAGTCACAGTAAGGTGACTCTTAATAACCTTCAAACTTGGAGGTTAGGTGAAATGAAAACACTGAATCAAGTCAATTCTGGGCCTTGCACGTGGCTGAAGCAAACAGGGGCCTGGGTCTGCAAAAGATTCACCCCAAGCGTCAACGTGGCTAAAGACCGCGTTCCTCCGAAGGGCAGCCGTCGGTGTGGGACACAAAGGGGCGGCGCTGCCGGCACAGAAAGGGAGGCTGGGCTGGAGCTGCGGTCCCTCTGCCGCGCGCCCCTCCCGACACGGCCTCCTGCTTTCTCCTGTGGGCCTGCCCGGTGGAAGGTGGGCTCAGCGCGCCCGCCCACGGGAGGATCCCGCTCTGCCTGGGTTCTAGCTCCCGGGCCGCGGTGCCACTCTGCTTCTCAACGGGCTCTCGCGGGCTTGGCCGAGGGCGGTGAGCCCAGGAGAGGGGAGGCGGGACTCACCCAGCCGAGGCCTCCCGGTGGCCGCTCGGCTTTGTGCCTGCTGTCACAAGATGCTTTTAAGAGTGACATAGATAAAGCCTACCAGACCACACACTGTCTACAACTTCATCTTTTCCTATAATTACTCTCAATTCTGAAAAATAACTACTTGCTAATTAAATGGTCTTCCAGCAATCACACCTGTAAACAATTCTGACAAGATTTTAGTACTAACATTATTATGTACTGGAGAAACATCTGCAATGCCTGCAGTTTTTCAGGCCATTTGAATAATTATTTAGCTTTTCCATATCTTCTATTTGATCAGAAAAGGTTAGTGGACCAATTAAACAGGtactgaattattaaaaaaaaaaagagccagtaCTTACGGAGCACTTCTCACGGGCCAGGCGCTTCACTAAGCAGCGCACAGCAGCTGACTCGCCCTCCGACAGGAGAGCGGGGCCCTTGTCATCCCCGGAGCCGGAGGATCCGGGGCTCCGGGGCCAGGCCACCTGACACTTCttagttgtgtgactttgttATCTACCTCTCTCCACCTTATTTTTCTCAGCTATAAGATGGATAGGAGAATGATAAATCACTGTGTTACTGGGCAGCTGtagagattaaatgagacaacaaacatgaagtattttaaagtctCTGGCACCTGAACTGGAACATTGTTTCCCTTTTAATGATTTCCGTTTGGCAAATGGAATACCAAAATCATCACTATTtttattaatgatatattttaaaatattttttatatatctgatatattttattttttatatatctgaTATCTTTTATAAAGAGAATCTGGGGGGAAAAATCTCTATCCAAAAATGAATCCAACTTTGgttttagaatatattttgtattctttCAATTGAACTCCTTGCTCATTATTTAAATCGTACCCACCATAACTGAAAAAGAACTTGTCTTGTTTAGATAGTGAATAGCTGTATTTTTGGATCCAAGCCCCTAATATATTTTACAACTTTTAGGGTTTGGTTTCATGAAGTGGCAAAGTTTTAACTGAACCTGAGTGCTGCccttctctcccccaaccccttatATACACTAACTAGGAACAGCCTGCAAATACACAAAAAGGAGGAACTTACTGTTTCAAACTGCATCATTCACTCTCTTCTCCATCAGTAAACACTCAAGTAGGAATCTAGAAACTGTTCTCACCCGGCCAGCCTGTCAGCCAGCGATgctccccacccaccctgctGCAAAGAAAACTGAAGACAGGAAAGCCCGTTACTATTTATCAGTGTAATTAGGACACACTGCTCAGCAACTCCcctcttgttttctctttgtacTCCCTGACTTCTTGGCCTTCACCATTTGCTTTGCTCCGAGGTCGTCTTAGGGATTACTATAGCTACACCTCAGCAGCACTCTGGAAGCAAGAGATAGTTTTCTTCCCTGTCAACTGGACTTGAGCCAATCACCTGCATTTTATTGAGACCTATATTAGACTCACTGTTATCTAGAAAAGCTACTTAAATCTAGGTACAAGAGATGAAATCAACTGTATGTTCAGTTAGGAAGTGAAATCCACACTACACTACCTCTTCATagttgaaagaattaataaagaaattaattacagaACTCAGGGTGAATATTTTTTGATATATATTCCCATGGAACTTGGAGAGTCCTTACTGCCCTAGATGCCTAAAAATAATGTTACCAATTATTGGCATACACACAGAAAACTGGTTTAGGAAGTCATGTCTGAACGTGAGaagaataagataaaacaaaacaaaatgaaaaacaccatgggaaggtaatttttaaaatgtactcccTCCCTGAAGTAAGAACACCTATTTTTCCTTGAATGAGAGTTGAAATAATCTTGGGTGAAAAGGTGATCTGGGACCTGGGGCCCTCGGCTGCAGAGCTTGCCCCTGGACCTACGTCTCCTCCttcagcaacagaatacaaagaaacgctaagggactaaaaataactgcgtccCTGCGcagctggggcaaattatggGCAAGACACAAAAAAggccaaaaacccaactgccacttctgaagagcagaGAGCAAAGGCAGGGTCCTGCGCGTGCCCCCTGCGCTCAACACCGCCAAGGGGTGGGCGAACCACCTCAGCCGCCCCTccgcccgacccctggacacacccctaccctcaccccgtgTAAGGGACGAGCTCGCCCCCCTCggggagcgagcaagggaacctgttacttgttttcgctcCCCTCCGGCAGCTGCAGGAGCTCCAGTCAAGCCCTGCCTGAATTTCTGGACTGGCCTCTTATCCATTTCTACCGATTGGGAagaccaagaaccctggtcggtatcacTTGGCGGCATCTCATTCAAGAGAGCGGCGAGATGTTCCATCACAGGAAGCACGGGGGTTGAGAGTGTTTTCCGCATGGAATGGGAGGTACGGAACTGCAGGAAGTGCTTCAGCGCCGCCGTGATCTGTGCAAGGTGACGCCCCAGGAAGCTCCGCGTGGGACACAAAGCACTGTTCCCGCTGTGAGCACATTCAAAGTACCTTTCAGGGAAAAGGACAACAGCCACTGACCAGGAAGACACTACGATGAAAACAACGTGCCAGGTCTTCCCAAAATCCCTATGAAAAATGACACAGAAAGGAAAGAGCGGCCAGCCCAGGCCCTGTCACTCCCAGCGCGTGGCGTGGACAAGTCCCTAAACTTCCCTGCACTTCATCTCATCCGTCAAACAAGCCCCCTAAGACTAAACGGAACGTGTGTCCAGTACCGCGAAGCCGCGCTGCCCTCCTGAAGATGTCACCCTCCTGGAAGCTACCAACACCGAGAAATGAACCACTGCCAGGTGTCACGAAGGGGCTCTGGAGGCGGCGGGGACACGACGCTCTGTGAGCGTCCAGGCCTTGGGGCAGCATCTGCTGGGGGAAGCGGGGTGCAGGGAGGCGGCCCCGACAACCTCGTAACATTCGGGAGGAATGGGCCCCTCCCGCGCGGAGAGGAGAGCCAGGAATCACCGAAGAAGCCTGGCCCGCGGCGAGGGCGACGCCCCCCCGAGGGCGCGGCGAGGACGCCCAAGAGACCGGGCCACGTGGTGGCCGAGCCGGGTTCCGCGGAATGGACGGCGCCGAGCGGCGGTACCTGGGTGATGGAGTCGCCGAAGAGCAACACCCGAGGCCAGAGCAGAGAGCTTCCGCACGCCACCACCTCGCACAGCGCCATCGTCCCGGCAGCCGGGAGGCGGGGCCAGGCCGGATATCCGGGCGGGGCGAGCGGCCGGGAGGCGGGGCTCcccgggggcggggaggtggaGGCGCCTGCGCAGTCCGACGCCTTCGCTCGTAGCCTGTCTTCGCCCGCTGGCTCTCCTTCCTGGGTCGCCCCGTAGGGGCTCCACTAGCAGGGCTCCTTCGGCGACCAACCGGTCACTTTTAAGACGTGCGATAGCTGTTGCTTCTTGGAAAGCTCATTTTTGTCCGTTTACAGAAGCTTGGCCTCCTGCATGCATTCgctttttgttcatttatccGAGTCGTTAGATGCGGGGCGCGCGTGGCTACCCTGCCCTTGGGGAGCCCACCCGCCCTCTGGCCATTGTCGCCTGTCAGTTCCCCAGGCGGAAACCAACCCCGAAAGGAGAGCGATTTGGCGCTGCCACCAGATCCAGCATCACCCACCCCGCGAAGGTGGGTTCAGTTGTTTGAGCGAGTCGCAAGCACTTCCAAGGGGCTCGTTCATCACGCAGCCCTCTCTTGTTAAGTAAAATTAGGCAAGCATTTGTCCAGCGTTTTGACCTCAGTGAAAGAGAAGTTGAAGACACTTGCTAAAGACAGTAAGGCCGACTATCCAGCAAGGACAACGACGGTGGGCTTTCGCAGTAGGGGAGAGAGATTAGGCTAAACCCTAAATACAAGAAAGAGAagggatttatagccaaggagcagggtgagGGGGTCAGGTGAACGTAAAACTACTAAGAGGCTGGGTAAATCTTTGCTAAACTGCCCTGACAgggttcttgctgaaggcagggcAGGGTGACATGAGGATGAAGAATTTGAGCAGCTCCCCAGGGGGATCAGACCAAGAGGGAGGGATTTTTGCTAAACCGATTCGgcgggattcttgctaaaactgggctGAAGGGGCCAAGGACAGGacccaaggggggggggggcttagtcagagagaagacagaagagCCTGACTCAGGTTTGCTCAAGCACGCAATGAAGTGTGACAGCTGTGATAAAATCGAGCCAGAAGGATGTCTTGAAACAACTGAGCTTAAGGTGAAAACCAGAAGGGGAGCAGTGCGTGTTAGAATAGCTGCCGTTTCCGTGGCTTGGACGTAGGGTGTTGGGGGGAGAGTGGCTGGAGCTGGAGAGACAGGTAGGGTGATACAGAGCGGCACCCCGTTTTCAGGATGGATTTCCCTGGCTTCAACTAGAATCAACTGGGAGCTTTAAGCATGTGCTGATAAAGGACCACCACTCCAGACCAACTAACAACACTTCTGATGGTAGGTCGTGGGCATCAGAACATTTTCaatgctccccaggtgattctaatatg
Proteins encoded in this window:
- the IAH1 gene encoding LOW QUALITY PROTEIN: isoamyl acetate-hydrolyzing esterase 1 homolog (The sequence of the model RefSeq protein was modified relative to this genomic sequence to represent the inferred CDS: substituted 3 bases at 3 genomic stop codons), which produces MALCEVVACGSSLLWPRVLLFGDSITQFSLQQGGWGASLADRLAGKCDVPNRGFSGYNTRWAKIILPRLIRKGNNLDSPVAVTIFSGASDSALKDESPKQHTPWGSTPQTXRARRRTAPALRGQAYPHRTTPLCEAAWGQQCLRQGCKLNRLNSVVGEYARACLQAAQDCGIDALDLWTLMQKDSQDSSSYLSDGLHLSPKGNEFLFSQLRPLIDXXREKKVSSLPLLLPYWRDIAEAKAELSLLGDGDH